A genome region from Microbacterium terricola includes the following:
- a CDS encoding phosphatase PAP2 family protein has translation MSPAAVSFARPLWVGLGLLGAAVLLGAGIAFGFGEQPWAIDAAWQDFISATRGPVMLAFAYGMDFVGGGWFAVFVVPIGGAIALLIARRPWGALYWVLVSAVSAGIVQVLKHLVGRARPEDMIVISDFGSFPSGHVANAATLAVALFVLFPRVWVAVAGGVWVVLMAFSRTYLGAHWLSDTLGGALVGASAALLTAAALAAPLQAEGDRRAAPSLG, from the coding sequence ATGTCGCCTGCCGCCGTGTCGTTCGCCCGCCCGCTGTGGGTGGGTCTCGGCCTGCTCGGCGCGGCAGTCCTGCTCGGCGCGGGCATCGCCTTCGGCTTCGGCGAGCAGCCGTGGGCCATCGACGCCGCGTGGCAGGACTTCATCTCGGCGACCCGCGGGCCGGTGATGCTGGCTTTCGCGTACGGCATGGACTTCGTCGGCGGCGGGTGGTTCGCCGTCTTCGTCGTGCCCATCGGCGGGGCGATCGCGCTCCTGATCGCGCGAAGGCCGTGGGGAGCGCTGTACTGGGTGCTCGTGAGCGCGGTGAGCGCGGGCATCGTGCAGGTCCTCAAGCATCTGGTCGGCCGTGCGCGCCCGGAGGACATGATCGTGATCTCGGACTTCGGCTCGTTCCCCTCGGGCCACGTCGCCAACGCGGCGACGCTCGCGGTGGCGCTGTTCGTGCTCTTCCCGCGTGTCTGGGTCGCCGTGGCCGGCGGTGTCTGGGTGGTGCTGATGGCGTTCTCCCGCACCTACCTCGGCGCGCACTGGCTCAGCGACACCCTGGGCGGCGCGCTCGTCGGCGCGTCCGCGGCGCTGCTGACCGCAGCGGCGCTCGCTGCGCCCTTGCAGGCCGAGGGGGACAGGCGCGCCGCGCCGTCACTAGGCTGA
- a CDS encoding nitroreductase family deazaflavin-dependent oxidoreductase encodes MGLLVDTVRTLVAPLTRTRAFRRLGPRVLPPIERVLARVTGGRVQLSGLLVPSLVLHTTGARSGEQRDAPLMYTPDGRGRAIVAGTNFAGDRHPAWTTNLLAHPDAAITVRGRRMPVRASLIPEGERDAAWDRIQAQWPGYRSYERESGRTVRLFRLQPVRADRQGGAGA; translated from the coding sequence ATGGGCCTCCTCGTCGACACCGTGCGCACCCTCGTCGCGCCGCTCACCCGCACCCGGGCGTTCCGACGCCTCGGCCCCCGCGTGCTGCCGCCGATCGAGCGCGTACTCGCCCGCGTCACCGGCGGCCGCGTACAGCTCAGCGGACTGCTGGTGCCCTCGCTCGTGCTGCACACGACGGGCGCGCGCAGCGGAGAGCAGCGCGACGCCCCGCTCATGTACACGCCCGACGGCCGGGGGCGCGCGATCGTCGCGGGCACGAACTTCGCCGGCGACCGCCACCCCGCCTGGACGACGAACCTGCTCGCCCACCCGGACGCGGCGATCACGGTGCGCGGCCGGCGGATGCCGGTGCGCGCGAGCCTCATCCCCGAGGGCGAACGCGATGCCGCGTGGGACCGCATCCAGGCGCAATGGCCCGGATACCGCAGCTACGAGCGCGAGTCCGGACGCACCGTGCGCCTGTTCCGCCTGCAGCCGGTGCGGGCGGACCGCCAGGGCGGGGCCGGAGCATGA
- a CDS encoding nitroreductase family deazaflavin-dependent oxidoreductase, producing the protein MSRALEVVRAAVAPLTRTGWFRRFATGVLPPVERFVATVTRGRIQLTSILVPSLTLHTIGAKSGEPRDAPLMYTADGHGRALVAGTNWAGAQHPGWTANLLAHPDAEITVRGRRMAVRATLVTGAEREAAWRIMEAQWPDYREYERDSGRTARIFVLQPVRPSEI; encoded by the coding sequence ATGAGCCGCGCACTCGAAGTGGTCCGCGCCGCGGTCGCGCCGCTCACGCGGACCGGCTGGTTCCGGCGGTTCGCCACCGGTGTGCTGCCGCCGGTCGAGCGGTTCGTCGCGACGGTCACTCGCGGCCGGATCCAGCTCACCTCGATCCTCGTCCCCTCCCTCACGCTGCACACCATCGGCGCCAAGTCGGGCGAACCGCGCGACGCGCCGCTCATGTACACCGCCGACGGACACGGCCGCGCACTGGTCGCCGGCACCAACTGGGCGGGCGCACAGCATCCCGGATGGACGGCGAACCTGCTCGCCCACCCGGATGCCGAGATCACCGTGCGCGGCCGCCGCATGGCCGTCCGCGCCACCCTGGTCACCGGAGCGGAGCGCGAGGCGGCGTGGCGCATCATGGAGGCCCAGTGGCCGGACTACCGCGAGTACGAGCGCGACTCCGGGCGCACCGCTCGCATCTTCGTGCTGCAGCCCGTCCGGCCGTCGGAGATCTAG
- a CDS encoding multidrug effflux MFS transporter produces MLHPGDAIPARRRLLYIVLLGALTALGPFTIDLYLPAFPVLEADFDTTAAAIQLTLTGTMIGFALGQLIVGPLSDKIGRRGPLLVVTAVHVVASTAAALAPSLELLSVARVLMGAGAAAGGVVAAAVIRDLFGGKRLVVMLSRMALVSGVAPVLAPLVGSALLLVMPWRGIFVVLAVYGAVMLVSAILFIPETLPPARRSETGSTTVWQRYRSVFSDRVFVGVLIIGGMTFSGLFSYLSSSSFLFQESYGFDAQQYGVLFAINSLGIVLGVQSASRLAARFGPQWVMAFSTASLVIAGTGIIVADQLGLGLWGTMIPLFLFITSCGFTFPCVQVLALDRHGKAAGTAQSIIGATNFGVAGLITPVVGWISAGSDITATTMASVMVGCAVIAVISLWAIVRPRTVARLTP; encoded by the coding sequence ATGCTGCACCCCGGCGACGCGATCCCTGCGCGACGCCGGCTGCTGTACATCGTGCTGCTCGGGGCGCTCACCGCGCTCGGCCCGTTCACCATCGACCTGTACCTGCCCGCGTTCCCCGTGCTGGAGGCCGACTTCGACACCACCGCCGCGGCGATCCAGCTGACCCTGACCGGCACCATGATCGGGTTCGCACTGGGCCAGCTGATCGTCGGGCCGCTGAGCGACAAGATCGGGCGTCGGGGGCCTCTGCTGGTCGTCACCGCCGTCCACGTCGTGGCGAGCACCGCCGCGGCACTCGCGCCGTCCCTCGAGCTGCTGTCGGTGGCACGTGTGCTGATGGGCGCGGGCGCGGCAGCCGGCGGCGTGGTCGCTGCGGCCGTGATCCGCGACCTGTTCGGCGGCAAGCGTCTCGTGGTGATGCTGTCGCGGATGGCCCTGGTCTCCGGCGTCGCCCCCGTGCTCGCACCCCTGGTCGGCTCTGCGCTGCTGCTGGTGATGCCCTGGCGCGGCATCTTCGTCGTGCTCGCCGTCTACGGCGCCGTGATGCTCGTCTCGGCGATCCTGTTCATCCCGGAGACGCTGCCGCCCGCGCGGCGCAGCGAGACGGGGTCGACCACGGTCTGGCAGCGGTACCGGAGCGTGTTCAGCGACCGCGTCTTCGTCGGGGTGCTGATCATCGGCGGCATGACCTTCAGCGGTCTGTTCTCCTACCTCTCCTCGTCGTCGTTCCTGTTCCAGGAGAGCTACGGCTTCGACGCGCAGCAGTACGGCGTGCTGTTCGCCATCAACTCGCTCGGCATCGTGCTCGGCGTGCAGTCGGCGTCGCGCTTGGCCGCGCGGTTCGGCCCGCAGTGGGTGATGGCGTTCTCCACCGCGTCGCTCGTGATCGCGGGCACCGGGATCATCGTCGCCGATCAGCTGGGACTCGGCCTCTGGGGCACGATGATCCCGCTGTTCCTGTTCATCACCTCGTGCGGCTTCACGTTCCCGTGCGTGCAGGTGCTCGCCCTCGACAGGCACGGCAAGGCCGCCGGCACGGCGCAGTCGATCATCGGTGCGACGAACTTCGGCGTCGCCGGCCTGATCACGCCCGTCGTCGGGTGGATCTCGGCGGGCTCCGACATCACCGCGACGACGATGGCCTCGGTCATGGTCGGCTGCGCCGTGATCGCGGTGATCTCGCTGTGGGCGATCGTGCGGCCGCGCACGGTGGCGCGCCTGACCCCCTAG
- a CDS encoding DUF3105 domain-containing protein, with amino-acid sequence MTPPPPADKRTSGNPATQARIDMTVKQQREQKRQEKLAEYQKQLAKRRRSRAVWWTVGSLAVIAVVAAIVASVVFTPRPVEYPRGDGDGTAIEGVQTYENTATHVEGSVEYPQTPPTGGDHNAVWLNCGIYTEPQQNENAVHALEHGAVWITYDADAVSDAELGTIKALLPSSYVVLSPYEGLDAPIVVSAWNAQLKVDSADDERIGEFIAAYWRSTSAPEPNAPCTGGIDGPGKVS; translated from the coding sequence ATGACACCTCCTCCCCCGGCCGACAAGCGCACGAGCGGCAATCCCGCCACGCAGGCGCGCATCGACATGACCGTCAAGCAGCAGCGCGAGCAGAAGCGCCAGGAGAAGCTGGCGGAGTACCAGAAGCAGCTCGCCAAGCGCCGCCGCAGCAGGGCCGTGTGGTGGACGGTCGGGAGTCTCGCGGTCATCGCGGTCGTCGCGGCCATCGTGGCGTCGGTCGTGTTCACCCCGCGCCCGGTCGAGTACCCCCGCGGCGACGGCGACGGAACGGCGATCGAGGGCGTCCAGACGTACGAGAACACGGCGACCCATGTCGAGGGCAGCGTCGAGTACCCGCAGACGCCCCCGACGGGCGGCGACCACAACGCGGTCTGGCTCAACTGCGGCATCTACACCGAGCCGCAGCAGAACGAGAACGCGGTGCATGCGCTCGAGCACGGAGCCGTGTGGATCACCTACGACGCCGATGCGGTCAGCGATGCCGAACTCGGCACCATCAAGGCTCTGCTCCCGTCGAGCTACGTCGTCCTGTCGCCCTATGAGGGCCTCGACGCGCCCATCGTGGTGAGCGCCTGGAACGCACAGCTGAAGGTCGACTCGGCCGACGACGAGCGCATCGGCGAGTTCATCGCCGCATACTGGCGCAGCACCAGCGCGCCCGAGCCGAACGCCCCGTGCACCGGCGGCATCGACGGGCCAGGCAAGGTCTCGTGA
- a CDS encoding DUF305 domain-containing protein: protein MTDPGVTRTARPWWVWAIAVALIVGAAFAIGRFSTFGGAASTATPTTDSAEAGFARDMQVHHAQAVEMAMQVYRTTDDETLRALSYDIATGQSAQRGEMYDWLVQWGLPQAGAPLMSWMTASDAHGGHVETAQPTQDELEAQMGMATDAELAQLADSTGQPADCLFLELMIRHHEGAIPMAAAVIELGSEPRVLQFAGAMEETQTAEIAAMESLQSQLSCN from the coding sequence GTGACCGATCCGGGCGTGACGCGGACTGCCCGGCCATGGTGGGTCTGGGCGATCGCGGTGGCGCTGATCGTGGGCGCCGCGTTCGCGATCGGCCGCTTCTCCACCTTCGGCGGCGCCGCGTCGACGGCGACGCCCACGACGGACTCCGCCGAGGCCGGCTTCGCCCGTGACATGCAGGTGCACCATGCGCAGGCCGTCGAGATGGCGATGCAGGTGTACCGCACCACGGACGACGAGACGCTGCGCGCCCTGTCGTACGACATCGCGACCGGTCAGTCGGCGCAGCGCGGCGAGATGTACGACTGGCTCGTCCAGTGGGGTCTCCCGCAGGCGGGCGCTCCCCTGATGTCGTGGATGACCGCATCCGACGCCCATGGCGGGCACGTCGAGACGGCGCAGCCCACCCAGGACGAGCTCGAGGCGCAGATGGGCATGGCCACCGATGCCGAACTCGCTCAGCTGGCGGACTCGACGGGCCAGCCGGCCGACTGCCTGTTCCTCGAGCTGATGATCCGCCACCACGAGGGCGCCATCCCCATGGCGGCTGCGGTCATCGAGCTCGGCAGTGAGCCCCGCGTGCTGCAGTTCGCGGGGGCGATGGAAGAGACCCAGACCGCCGAGATCGCCGCGATGGAATCGCTGCAGTCCCAGCTCTCCTGCAACTGA
- a CDS encoding carbohydrate ABC transporter permease has protein sequence MAIQPINLPTDTQTVRRIRRGERKAELGLSSTKKRLTSPWATAAALIIAVAWTIPTFGLFISSFRPRELINTTGWWTIFQNWGWTLDNYSEALQTGNSQLDMAGAFVNSFAITIPAVVIPLCIGMLAAYAFAWMEFRGKNILFIGVFALQIVPIQMALIPLLLLFSQGTIFGFPVVEPFGSAGYAQVWIAHSMFGLPLIIYLLHNFVSEIPGEVIEAARVDGAGHGQIFFRLILPLTAPAIASVAIFQFLWVWNDLLVALIFADGNVAPITKLLAEMTGSRGQDWYLLTAGAFIALVVPLAVFLSLQRYFVRGLLAGATKG, from the coding sequence ATGGCCATCCAGCCGATCAACCTGCCCACCGATACGCAGACGGTCCGGCGGATACGGCGAGGCGAGCGCAAGGCCGAGCTCGGGCTGTCCAGCACGAAGAAGCGGCTCACGTCGCCGTGGGCGACCGCCGCTGCGCTGATCATCGCGGTCGCGTGGACGATCCCCACGTTCGGCCTGTTCATCTCGTCGTTCCGGCCGCGCGAGCTCATCAACACCACCGGCTGGTGGACGATCTTCCAGAACTGGGGCTGGACGCTCGACAACTACAGCGAGGCGCTGCAGACCGGCAACAGCCAGCTCGACATGGCCGGCGCGTTCGTGAACTCGTTCGCGATCACCATCCCCGCGGTGGTCATCCCGCTGTGCATCGGGATGCTGGCGGCCTACGCGTTCGCCTGGATGGAGTTCCGCGGCAAGAACATCCTCTTCATCGGGGTGTTCGCGCTGCAGATCGTGCCGATCCAGATGGCGCTCATCCCGCTGCTGCTGCTGTTCTCGCAGGGGACGATCTTCGGGTTCCCGGTCGTCGAGCCGTTCGGCTCTGCGGGGTACGCGCAGGTGTGGATCGCGCACTCCATGTTCGGGCTTCCACTGATCATCTACTTGCTGCACAACTTCGTGTCGGAGATCCCGGGCGAGGTCATCGAGGCCGCTCGCGTCGACGGCGCAGGTCACGGGCAGATCTTCTTCCGGCTGATCCTCCCGCTGACCGCCCCGGCGATCGCGTCGGTGGCGATCTTCCAGTTCCTCTGGGTCTGGAACGACCTGCTGGTGGCTCTGATCTTCGCGGACGGCAACGTCGCTCCGATCACGAAGCTCCTCGCCGAGATGACCGGAAGCCGCGGCCAGGACTGGTATCTGCTCACTGCGGGCGCGTTCATCGCCCTCGTGGTGCCGCTCGCCGTGTTCCTGTCGCTGCAGCGCTACTTCGTGCGCGGACTGCTGGCGGGAGCGACGAAGGGCTGA
- a CDS encoding carbohydrate ABC transporter permease has product MSVQDFFRWLSTLNPWVEIVVIVSIFLVVIGLILFLVEIAPRRGTRYTVIRLIACVVGPALVFFLLQSWIQAMIAAAVLGLLFFFLDKRAKDGAGSLFQLVGFLTPAMVLLAVGLVVPTVQTIVQSFMNSRSTTFIGFENYAWIFGNPQNVRIIVNTILWVLIAPAVSTAAGLAYAYFIDKTRGEKYYKILVFLPMAISMVGASIIWRFMYTPRPATAEQIGFLNQIIVWFGGEPYNFLADDPWNTLWLIIVFIWIQTGFAMVVLSAAIKGVPTEQLEAAELDGTNAWQRFFNVTVPGIRPALIVVLTTISITSLKVFDIVRTMTAGANSTSVLANEMYTQFKSFEAGRSAAFAVILFILVMPIVIYNAVQLKRQREVR; this is encoded by the coding sequence ATGTCGGTCCAAGATTTCTTCCGGTGGCTGTCCACCCTCAACCCCTGGGTCGAGATCGTCGTCATCGTGTCGATCTTCCTCGTCGTCATCGGGTTGATCCTCTTCCTCGTCGAGATCGCGCCGCGCCGCGGCACCCGCTACACGGTCATCCGGCTGATCGCCTGCGTCGTCGGTCCGGCGCTGGTGTTCTTCCTGCTGCAGTCCTGGATCCAGGCGATGATCGCAGCCGCTGTGCTCGGCCTGCTGTTCTTCTTCCTCGACAAGCGTGCGAAGGACGGCGCCGGCTCGCTGTTCCAGCTCGTCGGCTTCCTGACACCCGCGATGGTGCTGCTGGCGGTCGGACTCGTCGTCCCGACGGTCCAGACGATCGTGCAGTCGTTCATGAACTCGCGGAGCACGACCTTCATCGGCTTCGAGAACTACGCCTGGATCTTCGGCAACCCGCAGAACGTGCGGATCATCGTCAACACGATCCTCTGGGTGCTCATCGCCCCGGCGGTCTCCACGGCGGCGGGCCTCGCGTACGCGTACTTCATCGACAAGACCCGCGGGGAGAAGTACTACAAGATCCTCGTCTTCCTCCCGATGGCGATCTCGATGGTGGGCGCGTCGATCATCTGGCGCTTCATGTACACGCCCCGCCCGGCCACCGCCGAGCAGATCGGCTTCCTGAATCAGATCATCGTGTGGTTCGGCGGCGAGCCGTACAACTTCCTCGCCGACGACCCGTGGAACACGCTGTGGCTGATCATCGTGTTCATCTGGATCCAGACCGGTTTCGCCATGGTGGTGCTGTCCGCGGCCATCAAGGGCGTCCCGACCGAGCAGCTCGAGGCGGCGGAGCTCGACGGCACCAACGCGTGGCAGCGGTTCTTCAATGTCACCGTCCCCGGCATCCGTCCCGCCCTCATCGTGGTCCTCACGACGATCTCGATCACCTCGCTGAAGGTGTTCGACATCGTCCGGACGATGACCGCGGGCGCCAACAGCACGTCGGTGCTGGCGAACGAGATGTACACGCAGTTCAAGAGCTTCGAGGCCGGACGCTCTGCTGCCTTCGCCGTGATCCTGTTCATCCTGGTCATGCCCATCGTGATCTACAACGCCGTGCAGCTGAAGCGGCAGAGGGAGGTGCGCTGA
- a CDS encoding ABC transporter substrate-binding protein, whose amino-acid sequence MKTTGRSRLLISVAALGVAGIALSGCTGGPGTNNNDNGNGGEDDGVVTVYGTIADTEAELLEQSWADWEEENDIDIKYESSKEFEAQIAVRAQGGNAPDIAIFPQPGLMADIANRDYLVPAPDAVKANVEEGWTEDWANYATVDGTLYGAPLMASVKGWIWYSPSFFADHGYEVPTDWQGLLDLTAQIQSDTDTPPWCIGFGSDAATGWPGTDWIEDIVLRQSGTDVYDKWVSNEVPFTDPAIKSAFDEFGKVALNPDYVNAGFGDTATIVTTPFGDTAGALANGDCALHHQASFFDGFITDAGAEVAEDGDIWAFLMPPFEAGGASDGAVVTGGGEIVAAFDDSESTQKVQEYLSSADWANSRVSLGGVISANKGLDPENASSNILKEAISILQDDTTTFRFDASDLMPGAVGAGTFFKGMVDWVNGTDTDTVLEQIEGGWPSE is encoded by the coding sequence ATGAAGACAACGGGCCGATCACGGCTCCTGATCTCCGTCGCAGCCCTGGGGGTCGCGGGCATCGCGCTGTCGGGTTGCACCGGAGGTCCGGGCACCAACAACAACGACAACGGGAACGGCGGCGAGGACGACGGCGTCGTCACGGTGTACGGCACGATCGCCGACACCGAGGCCGAGCTCCTCGAGCAGTCCTGGGCGGACTGGGAGGAAGAGAACGACATCGACATCAAGTACGAATCGTCGAAGGAGTTCGAGGCTCAGATCGCCGTTCGCGCACAGGGTGGCAACGCACCCGACATCGCGATCTTCCCGCAGCCCGGCCTCATGGCCGACATCGCGAACCGCGACTACCTGGTGCCCGCACCCGACGCCGTCAAGGCGAACGTCGAAGAGGGCTGGACCGAGGACTGGGCGAACTACGCGACCGTCGACGGGACGCTCTACGGCGCACCGCTGATGGCCAGCGTCAAGGGGTGGATCTGGTACTCGCCGTCGTTCTTCGCGGACCACGGCTACGAAGTGCCCACCGACTGGCAGGGCCTGCTCGATCTCACGGCGCAGATCCAGAGCGACACCGACACGCCTCCGTGGTGCATCGGCTTCGGCTCCGACGCGGCGACCGGCTGGCCCGGCACCGACTGGATCGAGGACATCGTCCTCCGTCAGTCCGGCACGGACGTCTACGACAAGTGGGTGTCCAACGAGGTTCCGTTCACGGATCCCGCCATCAAGTCGGCGTTCGACGAGTTCGGCAAGGTCGCGCTCAACCCCGACTACGTGAACGCGGGCTTCGGTGACACGGCGACGATCGTGACCACGCCGTTCGGCGACACGGCCGGCGCACTCGCCAACGGCGACTGCGCGCTGCACCACCAGGCCTCGTTCTTCGACGGGTTCATCACCGACGCGGGTGCCGAGGTCGCAGAGGACGGCGACATCTGGGCCTTCCTGATGCCTCCATTCGAGGCGGGCGGGGCCAGCGACGGCGCGGTCGTCACGGGCGGCGGCGAGATCGTCGCGGCCTTCGACGACTCCGAGTCGACGCAGAAGGTGCAGGAGTACCTCTCCAGCGCCGACTGGGCCAACTCGCGTGTCTCCCTGGGCGGCGTCATCAGCGCCAACAAGGGCCTGGACCCCGAGAACGCGTCGAGCAACATCCTGAAGGAAGCCATCAGCATCCTGCAGGACGACACCACGACGTTCCGCTTCGACGCCTCCGACCTCATGCCCGGCGCCGTCGGCGCGGGAACCTTCTTCAAGGGCATGGTCGACTGGGTCAACGGGACCGACACCGACACGGTGCTGGAGCAGATCGAGGGCGGCTGGCCGTCCGAGTGA
- a CDS encoding LacI family DNA-binding transcriptional regulator — protein MSGIADVAARAGVSKATASRALTGSGYVSEHTRARVLAAAAELGYVPSTSAVSLATGRTNNIGVVMPYVNRWFFAEVLEGIQATLLERGLDLTLYDAKPGTVGRAQIFDDFLARKRFDGLIAVGLEPEDRELQRLVQIGRPIVSVVGSDEGTSYVSVDDDHAVRRATEHLVALGHHDIVFVGGGTGPHWAHVDRRRLLGYESAMTTAGLSGHIRHFRSDVTIPGGYAAAVDLLSDARTRPTALVGACDEVAIGAIVAARRLGIQVPSDLSVVGVDDHEYAEMFSLTTLQQLPRQQGSAAVELLLGQIADPSRPTTIVQMQARLIVRSSTAPVDPQLAAAALDSAATKA, from the coding sequence ATGAGCGGCATCGCCGATGTGGCCGCGCGTGCCGGTGTCTCGAAGGCGACCGCGAGCCGGGCTCTGACGGGCAGCGGCTACGTGTCCGAGCACACCAGGGCGCGGGTGCTGGCGGCCGCCGCCGAGCTCGGCTACGTGCCCTCGACGAGCGCCGTGAGCCTCGCGACGGGCCGCACGAACAACATCGGCGTCGTCATGCCGTACGTCAACCGGTGGTTCTTCGCGGAGGTGCTCGAGGGCATCCAGGCGACGCTGCTCGAGCGGGGACTGGACCTCACCCTGTACGACGCGAAACCAGGCACGGTGGGGCGCGCGCAGATCTTCGACGACTTCCTCGCCCGCAAGCGGTTCGACGGTCTGATCGCGGTCGGGCTGGAGCCGGAGGACAGGGAGCTGCAGCGGCTCGTGCAGATCGGGCGCCCGATCGTGAGCGTCGTCGGCTCGGATGAGGGCACCAGCTACGTGTCGGTCGACGACGACCACGCCGTGCGCCGGGCCACCGAGCACCTCGTCGCGCTCGGGCACCACGACATCGTGTTCGTCGGCGGCGGCACCGGTCCGCACTGGGCGCACGTCGACCGCCGGCGCCTGCTCGGCTACGAGTCGGCGATGACGACGGCCGGCCTGTCCGGACACATCCGCCATTTCCGCTCCGACGTGACGATCCCCGGCGGGTACGCCGCGGCGGTCGACCTGCTCAGCGATGCGCGCACGCGGCCGACCGCCCTCGTGGGCGCGTGCGACGAGGTGGCGATCGGGGCGATCGTGGCCGCACGCCGGCTCGGCATCCAGGTGCCCAGCGACCTCAGCGTCGTCGGCGTCGACGACCACGAGTACGCCGAGATGTTCTCGCTCACGACACTGCAGCAGCTCCCCCGCCAGCAGGGCTCCGCGGCGGTCGAGCTGCTGCTCGGGCAGATCGCCGATCCGAGCAGGCCGACGACGATCGTGCAGATGCAGGCGCGGCTGATCGTGCGCAGCTCGACGGCTCCGGTGGATCCTCAGCTCGCGGCGGCGGCACTGGACAGCGCGGCCACGAAGGCGTGA
- the rplL gene encoding 50S ribosomal protein L7/L12 has protein sequence MAKLTTEELLQQFADLTLVELSEFVKAFEEKFDVTAAAPVAVAGAGGAGAAAEAEEEKDSFDVILEAAGDKKIQVIKTVRELTSLGLGEAKAVVDGAPKAVLEGANKEAAEKAKAALEEAGATVTLK, from the coding sequence ATGGCGAAGCTCACCACTGAGGAACTGCTGCAGCAGTTCGCCGACCTGACCCTCGTCGAGCTCAGCGAGTTCGTGAAGGCGTTCGAGGAGAAGTTCGACGTCACCGCCGCTGCTCCCGTCGCCGTTGCCGGCGCCGGTGGCGCAGGTGCCGCTGCCGAGGCCGAGGAGGAGAAGGACTCGTTCGACGTCATCCTCGAGGCTGCCGGCGACAAGAAGATCCAGGTCATCAAGACGGTCCGCGAGCTCACCTCGCTGGGCCTCGGCGAGGCCAAGGCCGTCGTCGACGGTGCTCCCAAGGCCGTCCTCGAGGGCGCCAACAAGGAGGCCGCAGAGAAGGCCAAGGCCGCTCTCGAAGAGGCCGGCGCGACGGTTACCCTCAAGTAA
- the rplJ gene encoding 50S ribosomal protein L10 translates to MAQKDASVAELTKNFENSNAVLLTEYRGLTVAQLKQLRNNIRQDAEYAVVKNTLTKIAANNAGISSLDEDLKGPSAIAFVHGDFVATAKALRDFAKANPLLVIKGGVFEGNSLTADEVNKYASLESREVLLAKAAGMMKATMGKAAATIDALREKLETAEAA, encoded by the coding sequence ATGGCGCAGAAGGATGCATCGGTCGCCGAGCTCACGAAGAACTTCGAGAACTCGAACGCCGTACTGCTGACCGAATACCGCGGTCTGACGGTTGCCCAGCTCAAGCAGCTGCGCAACAACATCCGTCAGGACGCGGAATACGCCGTGGTGAAGAACACGCTGACCAAGATCGCCGCGAACAACGCGGGGATCTCGTCGCTGGACGAGGACCTCAAGGGCCCCTCGGCCATCGCGTTCGTGCACGGCGACTTCGTCGCCACCGCGAAGGCTCTGCGTGACTTCGCCAAGGCCAACCCGCTTCTCGTGATCAAGGGCGGCGTCTTCGAGGGGAACTCCCTCACCGCCGATGAGGTCAACAAGTACGCCTCGCTCGAGAGCCGTGAGGTTCTGCTGGCGAAGGCTGCGGGCATGATGAAGGCGACGATGGGCAAGGCCGCCGCCACCATCGACGCTCTTCGCGAAAAGCTGGAGACCGCTGAGGCCGCGTAA
- a CDS encoding YqaJ viral recombinase family protein, producing MTPELAARIVADSRDRVAWVRARSRGITATDVASLTSEKSITRAADAKLMGSGFSGNAYTAHGRIREPEIARWVAATHGILPSSALFHAEVEKRHLATPDGVGIDGEGRVILAEIKTTNKAWRSIPRPYLRQVFWQQHVLGAERTLVAWEQHDGFVPVGDEPRCEWIDRDDTEIAKLVRLATSLIDELHRRHLAGRPAQEPLPQPAPRQPFRALALAD from the coding sequence GTGACACCCGAACTCGCTGCCCGGATCGTCGCGGACTCCCGCGACCGGGTCGCCTGGGTGCGGGCGCGGTCCCGCGGCATCACCGCAACCGACGTCGCGAGCCTCACCAGCGAGAAGTCCATCACCAGGGCCGCCGACGCGAAGCTGATGGGCTCGGGGTTCTCCGGCAACGCCTACACGGCGCACGGCCGCATCCGCGAGCCCGAGATCGCGCGCTGGGTCGCCGCGACCCACGGCATCCTCCCCTCGTCCGCCCTGTTCCACGCTGAGGTGGAGAAGCGCCACCTCGCCACCCCCGACGGCGTCGGGATCGACGGCGAGGGACGCGTCATCCTCGCCGAGATCAAGACGACCAACAAGGCGTGGCGCAGTATCCCGCGTCCGTATCTGCGACAGGTGTTCTGGCAGCAGCACGTCCTCGGAGCCGAGCGCACGCTCGTCGCCTGGGAGCAGCACGACGGGTTCGTGCCGGTCGGCGACGAGCCGCGGTGCGAGTGGATCGACCGTGACGACACCGAGATCGCGAAGCTGGTGCGACTCGCGACCTCGCTGATCGACGAACTGCATCGCCGCCACCTCGCGGGCAGGCCCGCTCAGGAGCCGCTGCCGCAGCCCGCCCCGCGGCAGCCGTTCCGCGCCCTCGCGCTCGCCGACTGA